One Corynebacterium efficiens YS-314 DNA segment encodes these proteins:
- a CDS encoding valine--tRNA ligase has product MVCVTDQNNENPSQNRADKLPKSWDPKAVEADLYQGWVDAGYFTADPASEKPGYSIVLPPPNVTGQLHMGHALDHTLMDALARRKRMQGFEVLWLPGMDHAGIATQTKVEEMLKETEGKSRYDYSREEFIEKVWEWKKEYGGKIGEQMRAIGDSVDWSRERFTLDEGLSRAVQTIFKKLYDSGMIYQANRLVNWSPVLETAVSDIEVVYKDVEGELVSIRYGSLNDDEPHVVVATTRVETMLGDVAVAVHPDDERYRHLVGTTLPHPFRDDLTLKVVADDYVDPEFGSGAVKITPAHDPNDYALGLRHHLDMPTIMDKTGRIADTGTQFDGMTREEARVKVREALAEQGRIVKEVRPYVHSVGHSERSGEAIEPRLSLQWWVKVEELAKMSGDAVRAGDTTIHPKSLEPRYFDWVDDMHDWCISRQLWWGHRIPIWYGPDGDVICVGPDEQAPEGYTQDPDVLDTWFSSALWPFSTMGWPDKTPELDKFYPTSVLVTAYDILFFWVARMMMFGTFAAKETPELLGEGTDGRPQVPFTDLFLHGLVRDEHGRKMSKSLGNGIDPMDWVDNYGADALRFTLARGANPGVDLPVGEDSAQSSRNFATKLFNATRFALMNGAVSEGLPERAELTDADRWILDRLEEVRGHVDDYLDNYQFAKANEELYHFAWNEFCDWYLEIAKVQIPREGVTERGRNTQQVLGHVLDALLRLLHPAMPFVTEVLWKALTDGESIVTSSWPTPADTNGGAAVDADAARRIADVEKLVTEIRRFRSDQGVKPSQKVPARLDFAACDLTELEGAVRALVRIEEPAEDFEESASLEIRLSTATITVELDTSGTVDVAAERKRLEKDLATANKELETTGKKLGNEAFLAKAPDAVVEKIRGRQQVAREEVERITKRLEELG; this is encoded by the coding sequence CAGAACCGCGCAGACAAACTGCCCAAATCCTGGGATCCGAAGGCCGTGGAGGCGGATCTCTACCAGGGTTGGGTGGATGCCGGTTATTTCACCGCCGATCCAGCTAGCGAGAAGCCTGGCTACTCCATTGTTCTGCCACCTCCGAATGTGACCGGCCAGCTGCACATGGGCCACGCACTCGACCACACCCTCATGGATGCCCTGGCGCGACGCAAGCGCATGCAGGGCTTCGAGGTGCTGTGGCTGCCGGGCATGGACCACGCGGGCATCGCCACCCAGACCAAGGTGGAGGAGATGCTCAAGGAGACCGAGGGCAAGTCCCGCTATGACTACTCCCGCGAGGAGTTCATTGAGAAGGTCTGGGAGTGGAAGAAGGAATACGGCGGCAAGATCGGTGAGCAGATGCGCGCCATCGGTGATTCCGTCGACTGGTCCCGTGAGCGTTTCACCCTGGATGAGGGCCTGTCGCGTGCGGTGCAGACCATCTTCAAGAAGCTCTATGATTCCGGCATGATCTACCAGGCCAACCGCCTGGTCAACTGGTCCCCGGTCCTGGAGACCGCCGTGTCCGACATCGAGGTCGTGTACAAGGACGTCGAGGGCGAGCTGGTCTCGATCCGTTACGGTTCGCTTAACGACGACGAGCCACACGTGGTTGTCGCCACCACCCGCGTGGAAACCATGCTCGGCGACGTCGCCGTGGCCGTCCACCCTGACGACGAGCGCTACCGCCATCTGGTGGGCACCACCCTGCCGCACCCGTTCCGCGATGACCTCACCCTGAAGGTGGTCGCCGATGATTATGTGGATCCGGAGTTCGGTTCCGGCGCGGTGAAGATCACCCCGGCACACGACCCCAATGACTACGCCCTGGGACTGCGCCACCACCTGGATATGCCGACCATCATGGACAAGACCGGCCGCATTGCCGACACCGGCACGCAGTTCGACGGCATGACCCGCGAGGAGGCCCGCGTCAAGGTCCGCGAGGCACTCGCGGAGCAGGGCCGCATTGTCAAGGAGGTCCGCCCCTACGTCCACTCCGTCGGCCACTCCGAGCGTTCCGGTGAGGCCATTGAGCCACGCCTGTCCCTGCAGTGGTGGGTCAAGGTCGAGGAGTTGGCGAAGATGTCCGGCGACGCCGTCCGTGCAGGCGACACCACCATCCACCCTAAGTCCCTGGAGCCACGCTACTTCGACTGGGTTGATGACATGCACGACTGGTGCATCTCGCGACAGCTGTGGTGGGGCCACCGCATCCCGATCTGGTACGGACCCGACGGTGATGTCATCTGCGTCGGACCCGATGAGCAGGCCCCTGAGGGTTACACCCAGGACCCGGATGTCCTGGACACCTGGTTCTCCTCCGCGCTGTGGCCGTTCTCCACGATGGGCTGGCCGGACAAGACCCCGGAGCTGGACAAGTTCTATCCCACCTCCGTGCTGGTCACCGCCTATGACATCCTGTTCTTCTGGGTTGCCCGCATGATGATGTTCGGCACCTTCGCCGCGAAGGAGACCCCGGAGTTGCTCGGTGAGGGCACCGACGGCCGCCCGCAGGTCCCGTTCACCGACCTGTTCCTCCACGGCCTGGTCCGTGATGAGCACGGCCGCAAGATGTCCAAGTCGCTGGGCAACGGCATTGATCCCATGGACTGGGTGGACAACTACGGTGCGGATGCCCTGCGCTTCACCCTGGCCCGTGGTGCCAACCCCGGTGTGGACCTGCCGGTCGGTGAGGACTCCGCGCAGAGTTCCCGTAACTTCGCCACCAAGCTGTTCAACGCCACCCGTTTCGCCCTCATGAACGGTGCGGTGTCCGAGGGGCTGCCCGAGCGTGCCGAGCTCACCGACGCCGACCGCTGGATCCTCGACCGCCTCGAGGAGGTTCGTGGCCACGTCGATGACTACCTGGACAACTACCAGTTCGCCAAGGCCAATGAGGAGCTCTACCACTTCGCGTGGAATGAGTTCTGTGACTGGTACCTGGAGATCGCCAAGGTCCAGATCCCCCGTGAGGGCGTCACCGAGCGCGGCCGCAACACCCAGCAGGTGCTCGGCCATGTCCTGGATGCACTGCTGCGTCTGCTGCACCCGGCCATGCCGTTTGTCACCGAGGTGCTGTGGAAGGCACTGACCGATGGCGAGTCCATCGTCACCTCCTCCTGGCCCACCCCGGCCGACACCAACGGTGGTGCCGCCGTGGATGCCGATGCCGCCCGCCGCATCGCGGACGTCGAGAAGCTCGTCACCGAGATCCGTCGTTTCCGCTCCGACCAGGGGGTCAAGCCCTCCCAGAAGGTGCCGGCCCGCCTGGACTTCGCCGCGTGTGACCTCACTGAGCTCGAGGGTGCGGTGCGTGCCCTGGTGCGCATCGAGGAACCGGCTGAGGATTTTGAGGAGTCGGCAAGCCTGGAGATCCGCCTGAGCACCGCCACCATCACCGTGGAACTGGACACCTCCGGCACGGTGGATGTGGCCGCGGAGCGCAAGCGTCTGGAGAAGGACCTCGCCACCGCCAACAAGGAACTCGAGACCACGGGCAAGAAGCTCGGCAACGAGGCCTTCCTGGCCAAGGCGCCGGATGCGGTGGTGGAGAAGATCCGTGGCCGCCAGCAGGTGGCCCGGGAAGAAGTGGAACGCATTACCAAACGACTGGAGGAACTGGGTTAG
- a CDS encoding pirin family protein, producing the protein MSNLDPHPDEYDLPSAQPGTPMNPQCEGGADVEIITAREVPLGGPRAMTVYRTLPQRQRTLIGAWCFVDHYGPDNVSQTGGMDVPPHPHTGLQTVTWLFEGEVTHHDSGGNHAVVLPGEVNLMTAGAGICHSEVSATPVTTLHGVQLWTVLPDKDRHGPRRFDHYEPPQISVEGGTARVFLGDLLGESSPVTTFTPLIGAELHVNPGETMSLEVNPDHEHGLLVDSGDIQLEGVTVAPRELAYTGVGATVLRIRNTGDTPALLVLIGGEPFTEDIVMWWNFIGRDHAEIEQFREQWESHDERFGTTHGYVSHHTDGLHRLPAPKLPNASIKARVNPDPTARPDLRIN; encoded by the coding sequence ATGTCCAATCTTGATCCCCACCCAGATGAATATGATCTTCCCAGCGCGCAACCCGGCACCCCGATGAACCCACAATGTGAGGGCGGTGCCGATGTGGAGATCATCACCGCACGTGAGGTCCCCCTCGGCGGGCCCCGAGCCATGACGGTCTACCGCACGCTCCCCCAGCGTCAACGCACCCTCATCGGTGCCTGGTGCTTCGTTGACCACTATGGCCCCGATAATGTCTCTCAAACTGGCGGCATGGATGTGCCACCCCATCCCCACACTGGCCTGCAGACCGTCACCTGGCTGTTCGAGGGCGAGGTCACCCACCACGATTCCGGTGGCAACCACGCGGTGGTCCTGCCGGGTGAGGTCAACCTCATGACCGCCGGTGCCGGCATCTGCCACTCCGAGGTCTCAGCCACCCCGGTCACCACCCTCCACGGGGTTCAGCTGTGGACCGTCCTGCCGGATAAAGACCGCCACGGACCGCGCCGCTTCGACCACTATGAGCCCCCGCAGATCAGCGTCGAGGGTGGTACCGCACGGGTTTTCCTCGGCGATCTATTGGGTGAATCTTCCCCTGTCACCACCTTCACCCCCTTGATCGGCGCGGAACTGCACGTAAACCCCGGTGAAACCATGTCCCTGGAGGTCAACCCCGATCATGAGCACGGTCTCCTCGTGGATTCCGGGGACATCCAGCTCGAGGGCGTCACCGTCGCCCCGCGTGAGCTCGCCTATACCGGTGTGGGTGCAACGGTGCTGCGCATCCGCAATACAGGCGACACCCCGGCACTACTGGTACTCATCGGTGGTGAGCCCTTCACTGAGGACATCGTGATGTGGTGGAACTTCATCGGACGCGACCACGCCGAGATTGAACAATTCCGTGAGCAGTGGGAATCACATGATGAGCGCTTCGGCACCACCCACGGATATGTCAGCCACCACACCGATGGCCTGCATCGCCTGCCGGCCCCCAAGCTGCCCAATGCCTCCATCAAGGCCAGGGTGAATCCGGATCCAACCGCACGACCAGATTTGAGGATTAATTAA
- a CDS encoding GNAT family N-acetyltransferase, which yields MTLVDKQDNEVRVSRNEADSRYEITYADSDEVVGFADYVINDNDRIFYHTKVDEDYGGRGLASILIREAIEDTFPTGQVVVGVCPFVSGYVEKNGYDGGYRAGTPEDEAFVKEMQR from the coding sequence ATGACTCTGGTTGATAAGCAGGACAACGAGGTCCGGGTCAGCAGGAACGAGGCGGACAGCCGCTACGAGATCACCTACGCCGACAGCGACGAGGTGGTCGGTTTCGCCGACTACGTGATCAATGACAATGACCGCATCTTCTACCACACCAAGGTGGATGAGGACTACGGCGGACGGGGCCTGGCGTCCATCCTCATCCGTGAGGCCATCGAGGACACCTTCCCCACCGGGCAGGTCGTGGTCGGTGTGTGCCCGTTTGTCAGCGGATATGTGGAAAAGAACGGCTACGACGGTGGCTACCGCGCCGGCACCCCGGAGGACGAGGCCTTCGTCAAGGAGATGCAGCGCTAA
- a CDS encoding DUF4233 domain-containing protein: MSPRDAHGDPVEYGPLGPGHEPAKDPMKGIRGVMAGTLVMESITIALVLTVILRVDGGAYWTTFNWVYVTAVAVVMFLAAFLQRFSWSIPMNVALQVFALAGVFIHYSMGIVAVIFILVWAYLLYLRKNMIERMRRGLLPTQHT, from the coding sequence ATGAGCCCCCGTGACGCACACGGAGACCCGGTGGAGTACGGCCCCCTCGGCCCGGGCCACGAACCGGCGAAGGATCCCATGAAGGGTATCCGCGGGGTGATGGCCGGCACCCTGGTCATGGAGTCCATCACCATCGCGCTGGTGCTCACCGTGATCCTGAGGGTGGACGGCGGTGCCTACTGGACCACCTTCAACTGGGTGTATGTCACCGCCGTGGCGGTGGTCATGTTCCTCGCGGCGTTCCTCCAGCGGTTCAGCTGGTCGATCCCGATGAACGTCGCCCTGCAGGTGTTCGCCCTGGCCGGTGTGTTCATCCACTATTCCATGGGGATCGTGGCGGTGATCTTCATCCTCGTGTGGGCGTATCTGCTCTACCTGCGCAAGAACATGATCGAGCGCATGCGGCGCGGCCTGCTGCCGACCCAGCACACCTAG
- a CDS encoding carboxymuconolactone decarboxylase family protein, which produces MRSKHGPYIDKFYPEPYKQLVEVSKTLKKIYPEVDLPESLIELVSVRVSQINGCGTCLSIHVPAARRAGVPEKKLDALPAWRMVDEYTAEEKAALQLAESLTLLDRNEGHLAARTACSVFAEEQVAALEWSIIMINAFNRISIASGHPLL; this is translated from the coding sequence ATGCGCTCCAAGCACGGACCGTACATCGATAAGTTCTACCCCGAGCCCTATAAGCAGCTGGTGGAGGTGTCCAAGACGTTGAAGAAGATCTACCCCGAGGTGGATCTCCCGGAATCCCTCATTGAGCTGGTGAGCGTGCGCGTCTCCCAGATCAACGGCTGCGGCACTTGTCTCAGCATCCATGTGCCCGCCGCACGCAGGGCCGGTGTCCCGGAGAAGAAGCTCGATGCGCTGCCGGCCTGGCGGATGGTGGATGAGTACACCGCCGAGGAGAAGGCTGCCCTGCAGCTGGCGGAATCCCTCACCCTGCTCGACCGCAATGAGGGACACCTGGCAGCCCGCACGGCCTGTAGTGTCTTCGCGGAGGAACAGGTGGCGGCGCTGGAGTGGTCGATCATCATGATCAACGCCTTCAACCGCATCTCCATTGCCAGCGGTCACCCGCTGCTCTGA
- the folC gene encoding bifunctional tetrahydrofolate synthase/dihydrofolate synthase yields the protein MATQDEREYGEFGDVTLNEAGLSLPLDLAGDLDEERENPAPLEITPEELAQLAIVEAELDERWQETKIDPTFRRMSYVMDLMGKPQDTFASIHIAGTNGKTSTTRMVESLLRAFHRRTGRTTSPHLQLITERIAIDGKPIHPRDFVRIYNEVKPYLEMADEHSLSEGGPRMSKFETLITLAYAAFADAPVDVGVIEVGLGGRWDATNVINAQVAVITPVGMDHTDRLGNTIAEIAGEKAGIIKARPASDDVNAPQENVVIVGKQDPEAMRVILEQAAETGSAVARLGMEFGVVESTIAVGGQQLVLRGLGGEYTDIFLPLSGEHQADNAATALAAVEAFFGASADRPLDADTVRQGFAQVESPGRLERLRSAPTVFIDAAHNPHGAAALGAALDRDFDFRRLIGVIGVLGDKDARGILGSLEPYLHEVVCTQTTSERALDAYELAEYAREIYGDERVHVADTLPGAVELAIELAEDTDVQSGSGVVITGSIVTAGDARTLFGKEPA from the coding sequence GTGGCAACACAAGACGAGCGTGAATACGGCGAATTCGGCGACGTGACGCTCAATGAGGCAGGACTGTCCCTGCCGTTGGATCTCGCAGGCGACCTCGATGAGGAACGGGAGAACCCCGCGCCCCTGGAGATCACCCCGGAGGAACTGGCGCAGCTGGCCATCGTCGAGGCGGAACTCGATGAGCGCTGGCAGGAAACCAAGATCGACCCCACCTTCAGGCGCATGTCCTATGTCATGGACCTGATGGGCAAGCCACAGGACACGTTCGCCTCCATCCATATCGCGGGCACCAACGGCAAAACCTCCACCACCCGCATGGTGGAGTCGCTGCTGCGTGCCTTCCACCGGCGCACCGGCCGGACCACCAGCCCGCACCTGCAGCTGATCACCGAACGCATCGCGATCGACGGGAAGCCGATCCACCCGCGTGATTTCGTGCGCATCTACAACGAGGTCAAGCCGTACCTCGAGATGGCCGATGAACACTCCCTCTCCGAGGGTGGCCCGCGGATGAGCAAGTTCGAGACCCTGATCACCCTGGCCTATGCAGCCTTCGCGGATGCGCCGGTGGATGTCGGTGTCATCGAGGTCGGCCTGGGTGGTCGTTGGGATGCCACCAATGTGATCAACGCGCAGGTCGCGGTGATCACCCCGGTGGGCATGGACCACACCGACCGCCTCGGCAACACCATCGCCGAGATTGCCGGGGAGAAGGCCGGCATCATCAAGGCCCGCCCGGCCAGCGATGATGTCAACGCCCCGCAGGAGAACGTGGTCATCGTGGGCAAGCAGGATCCGGAGGCCATGCGGGTGATCCTGGAGCAGGCCGCCGAGACCGGTTCCGCCGTGGCGCGCCTGGGCATGGAGTTCGGCGTGGTGGAGTCCACCATCGCCGTCGGCGGCCAGCAGCTGGTCCTGCGTGGTCTGGGTGGTGAGTACACCGATATCTTCCTGCCACTCTCCGGTGAGCACCAGGCCGACAACGCCGCCACCGCCCTGGCCGCCGTGGAGGCGTTCTTCGGTGCCTCCGCGGACCGCCCGCTTGATGCTGACACCGTCCGTCAGGGCTTCGCCCAGGTGGAATCACCGGGCCGTCTGGAGCGTCTGCGTTCCGCCCCGACCGTGTTCATCGACGCCGCCCACAACCCGCACGGCGCCGCGGCCCTGGGGGCGGCACTGGACCGGGACTTCGATTTCCGCCGTCTCATCGGTGTCATCGGTGTGCTCGGTGACAAGGACGCCCGGGGCATCCTGGGGAGCCTCGAGCCCTACCTGCATGAGGTGGTGTGCACCCAGACCACCTCGGAGCGTGCACTGGATGCCTATGAGCTGGCCGAGTACGCCCGTGAGATCTACGGTGATGAACGCGTGCACGTCGCCGACACCCTGCCGGGTGCGGTGGAACTGGCCATCGAGCTGGCCGAGGACACCGATGTCCAGTCCGGTTCCGGTGTGGTGATCACCGGATCCATCGTCACCGCCGGTGACGCGCGCACCCTGTTCGGAAAGGAACCTGCATGA
- the ndk gene encoding nucleoside-diphosphate kinase: protein MTERTLILIKPDGVTNGHVGEIIARIERKGLKLAALDLRVADRETAEKHYEEHADKPFFGELVEFITSAPLIAGIVEGERAIDAWRQLAGGTDPVSKATPGTIRGDFALTVGENVVHGSDSPESAEREISIWFPNL, encoded by the coding sequence ATGACTGAACGTACTCTCATCCTCATCAAGCCAGACGGCGTCACCAACGGCCACGTCGGCGAAATCATCGCACGCATCGAGCGCAAGGGCCTCAAGCTTGCCGCGCTTGACCTCCGCGTCGCTGACCGCGAGACCGCAGAGAAGCACTACGAGGAGCACGCTGACAAGCCGTTCTTCGGTGAGCTCGTCGAGTTCATCACCTCCGCACCGCTGATCGCCGGCATCGTCGAGGGCGAGCGCGCCATCGACGCATGGCGCCAGCTCGCCGGTGGCACCGACCCAGTGTCCAAGGCCACCCCGGGCACCATCCGCGGCGACTTCGCCCTGACCGTCGGCGAGAACGTCGTCCACGGTTCCGACTCCCCTGAGTCCGCTGAGCGCGAGATCTCCATCTGGTTCCCGAACCTGTAA